The Pseudomonadota bacterium DNA window GGGCTGAAGCGGTGCGCCGTCTCGCCAGGGGTAGAGACCCAGATTCGCACCACCACCTACCGGCGAGACCCAGCACGATCTGCGCGCTCAACGCTGTCAACGACACCCCGAAGGTGAACCCGATCGTCCGCCGAAAACGAATCCGTCTGCATGGTCCGCGTTCAGCCGGGCGTGGTCCCCGGCCAAGGTCGCGGTTCTCCGGGCGGTAGGAGTCGCCGCACGCCGCAGTGGGAAGGTGATCGCGGATGGTTCGCGGCCCGCGTGATACGCGCACGCAGTGGCGAGGTGCAGTGTAATTCCGGGTCACAGGCGCCATGGNNNNNNNNNNCCGCCGGTTCGGCGGCGACCATGGCGTTGACTACCCCGCAAGTCGCGGTCCAGGCGCCGGGCACTCGCACCGGTCCGCACCCGAGGGCTTGGCCTCGTCCAGCACACCACCAACAGAGCGTGTCTGCGAAGAGTGGGCCAGATCCAACCCAGCCAGTTGGGGACGCGACAGGAGGCCTTGTCGGCAAGGACTCGGTGGCGAACTGGATCGACCCGTCATCGTGGACCGCCATGCTGAACCCTGCCATCCAGGCAGGGAAAGGTTTGGCCACGACCCGTTCTACGGCTTCGAACTAGTGGCCGACCGCAGAAACAGGGCTAGCGGTTGGATACCGTCCGCTCGGCAGGGAGGTCCGGCGGTAGCAGGAGCTCAAGCTGCTGCTGGAGCTGCTGGACCTTCGCCGTCCAGTCGGGCGACTCCTTGCGAGCCGCGGCATAGTCGGCGATAGCTCGACGAATGACCTCGCCCATTGTGATCCCGTCGACTCGGGCAACGGACACAACCGCGTCGAAAGTCGCTTCGGGGAGACGCACCGAAACATTCCGGACTGCGCGACCGTCCAAATCGGACATTCTGATAGCCTCCGTCTTGCTTCAGGGACCCAGCCTCGGGGAGGACGCGC harbors:
- a CDS encoding ribbon-helix-helix protein, CopG family, with translation MSDLDGRAVRNVSVRLPEATFDAVVSVARVDGITMGEVIRRAIADYAAARKESPDWTAKVQQLQQQLELLLPPDLPAERTVSNR